One region of Syntrophobacter fumaroxidans MPOB genomic DNA includes:
- a CDS encoding lipid-A-disaccharide synthase N-terminal domain-containing protein, which translates to MEKGLVALKLFPQEFMSAETGILFLGFVAQGLFSARFLVQWIVSERQGRSVVPMAFWYLSVAGGGLLLIYAVIRRDPVFILGQASGLVVYGRNIYLIYRERGRKKKEAESGTT; encoded by the coding sequence ATGGAAAAAGGATTGGTTGCCCTGAAGCTGTTTCCCCAGGAATTCATGTCGGCGGAGACGGGAATACTTTTTCTGGGATTCGTTGCACAGGGCCTCTTTTCGGCGCGGTTCCTGGTGCAGTGGATCGTGAGTGAAAGGCAGGGCCGGAGCGTGGTCCCGATGGCTTTCTGGTATCTGAGCGTGGCCGGCGGGGGGCTGTTGTTGATCTATGCCGTGATTCGCCGGGACCCGGTGTTCATTCTGGGCCAGGCGAGCGGTCTGGTGGTCTACGGCAGGAACATCTACCTCATCTACCGGGAACGCGGGCGAAAAAAGAAAGAAGCGGAGTCCGGCACCACCTGA
- a CDS encoding glycosyltransferase family 2 protein → MTTPPVDTDVPAVGPGHGPDVSVVIPLHNEASTLRELYQRVKDTMENLPGTWEMVLVNDGSTDATPGILDELHACDSRVVVVHLRRNYGQTPALMAGFDHALGEYIVAMDGDLQHAPEEIPNFLEKINEGYDLVSGWRLTRSDALLTRTIPSRIANWLIAKVSGVQVHDFGTTFKAYRRDVLADLHLYGELHRFVPALISLYGARIVEIPIKDMGRNEGKSHYGLSRTFRVMFDLVTVGFLRRYLTRPLHFFGKMFLACVGPSFLIGTFLAYRKLFDGISIIEHHGPLAIVASVLMLAGVQFLAIGLIGEILVRIYYETQNKRIYAVKRVCRRP, encoded by the coding sequence GTGACAACACCACCTGTGGATACGGATGTTCCCGCGGTCGGACCCGGTCACGGTCCGGACGTTTCCGTGGTGATCCCGCTTCACAACGAAGCGAGTACACTCCGGGAACTTTACCAGCGGGTCAAAGACACCATGGAAAACTTGCCGGGAACCTGGGAAATGGTCTTGGTGAACGACGGCAGCACGGACGCCACGCCCGGGATTCTGGATGAGCTGCACGCGTGCGACTCGAGGGTCGTGGTTGTCCATCTGCGGCGCAACTACGGCCAGACACCCGCCCTCATGGCCGGGTTCGACCACGCTCTGGGCGAATACATCGTCGCCATGGACGGCGATCTGCAGCACGCACCCGAGGAAATCCCGAATTTCCTGGAGAAAATCAACGAGGGCTACGACCTCGTTTCGGGCTGGAGGCTGACCCGATCGGACGCTCTGCTGACGCGCACGATCCCCTCGCGTATCGCCAACTGGTTGATCGCCAAAGTCTCCGGCGTCCAGGTGCACGATTTCGGGACCACGTTCAAGGCGTATCGGCGTGACGTGCTCGCCGACCTCCACCTCTACGGCGAACTGCACCGATTCGTCCCCGCGCTCATCTCCTTGTACGGAGCGCGCATCGTCGAGATTCCCATCAAGGACATGGGGCGCAACGAGGGAAAATCGCACTACGGGCTTTCGAGAACGTTCCGGGTCATGTTCGACCTGGTGACGGTGGGTTTTTTGCGCAGGTACCTGACGAGGCCGCTGCACTTTTTCGGCAAGATGTTCCTTGCGTGTGTCGGCCCGTCTTTCCTGATCGGCACGTTCCTCGCCTACCGCAAGCTCTTCGATGGAATATCCATCATCGAGCATCACGGACCGCTTGCCATCGTGGCTTCCGTGCTGATGCTGGCGGGAGTCCAGTTTCTGGCCATCGGTCTGATCGGCGAAATCCTGGTGCGTATTTACTATGAGACCCAGAACAAGAGAATCTACGCGGTGAAGAGGGTCTGCCGCAGGCCGTAG
- a CDS encoding ChbG/HpnK family deacetylase has product MKCILVINADDFGYTGGINATIQCCAAEGVLRNTTLMANGPAFDDAVAIAKANRSLSVGVHLNLTELKPVASPDKVPTLVDETGAMQSSPRGLAAALVSGAVSAGDIRRELLAQVSKIMDCGIVPTHLDSHKHVHVLPPVLEVAIEIARRYSIPWIRNPFEDASAWRLITAVGKNDRRVFLKQYAEANIIKPLQPVFRHFVRRSGLRTPDGFHGLSVTGLWNEKVLSRLVGRLKPGVNEWMVHPGVVDQALKNARTRLLGQREVERDILLSPVWVSLSDRHGFSVRGFGEELS; this is encoded by the coding sequence ATGAAATGCATTCTCGTTATCAACGCCGACGACTTCGGCTATACCGGCGGGATCAACGCCACAATCCAATGCTGCGCCGCCGAAGGGGTCCTTCGCAACACGACGCTCATGGCGAACGGTCCCGCCTTCGACGATGCGGTTGCCATTGCCAAAGCGAACCGGTCGCTGAGCGTTGGCGTTCATCTCAACCTCACGGAACTGAAACCGGTCGCGAGTCCGGACAAGGTTCCCACGCTGGTCGATGAAACCGGCGCGATGCAGTCGAGTCCCCGCGGCCTTGCCGCAGCGCTGGTCAGCGGAGCAGTCTCGGCGGGGGACATTCGAAGGGAGCTTCTGGCACAGGTTTCCAAAATCATGGACTGCGGTATCGTGCCGACGCATCTCGACAGTCACAAGCACGTGCACGTTCTTCCCCCGGTTCTGGAAGTCGCGATCGAGATCGCGCGCAGGTATTCCATCCCCTGGATCAGGAACCCCTTCGAAGATGCATCCGCGTGGCGGCTGATCACAGCGGTTGGGAAGAACGACCGCCGCGTGTTCTTGAAGCAGTATGCGGAGGCGAACATCATCAAGCCGTTGCAGCCTGTGTTCAGGCATTTCGTAAGGCGGTCGGGCCTGAGGACTCCGGACGGCTTCCACGGCCTTTCAGTGACCGGCCTCTGGAACGAAAAGGTCCTGAGTCGCCTGGTCGGACGGCTGAAGCCGGGCGTGAACGAATGGATGGTACACCCCGGGGTGGTCGATCAGGCATTGAAGAATGCCCGAACCCGGTTGCTCGGTCAACGGGAAGTGGAACGTGACATCCTGCTCTCACCCGTTTGGGTGAGTCTTTCGGACAGGCATGGATTCAGCGTGAGGGGTTTTGGAGAGGAGCTGTCGTGA